The proteins below come from a single Gimesia alba genomic window:
- a CDS encoding YbaN family protein, which translates to MIRNSQPQKKLSKDTDAPGLTLERIAFDEIHPAFLDTLDETAVPTVTGFKKVVYLGLAGLFFVLGVLGVALPVLPTTPFLLLTSFFLIRTSPRLNQALLRSPVLGQVLKDWQQAGGVRMSVKIQAITIVVLIITATLIFSPLSVFLKIILVLLASIGILVITRLPHLP; encoded by the coding sequence ATGATCCGTAATTCGCAGCCGCAAAAAAAACTCTCGAAAGATACAGATGCCCCAGGCCTGACTCTCGAGCGGATAGCCTTTGATGAGATTCATCCTGCGTTTCTGGATACACTGGATGAGACGGCCGTTCCCACAGTGACCGGATTCAAAAAAGTGGTTTATCTTGGCCTGGCGGGACTGTTCTTCGTTCTGGGAGTTCTTGGCGTAGCATTGCCCGTACTGCCAACGACACCGTTTCTGTTGTTAACCAGTTTTTTTCTGATCAGAACCTCTCCCCGCCTGAATCAGGCCTTATTACGTTCTCCCGTGCTTGGCCAAGTTTTAAAAGACTGGCAACAGGCAGGTGGTGTAAGAATGAGTGTCAAAATTCAGGCGATCACAATCGTCGTCCTGATCATTACGGCGACACTGATTTTCTCTCCGCTCTCGGTGTTTCTCAAGATCATACTGGTGCTGCTCGCCAGTATCGGTATTCTAGTCATCACGCGGCTGCCACACTTGCCTTGA
- a CDS encoding TIM barrel protein translates to MQRREFLKSSVIAGSTAVLAGTAAQAAGVEKSKSFQLKYAPHFGMFKNAAGNDPIDQLNFAADQGFTAWEDNGMKKKPKELQQKIADTMEKRNMQMGVFVAHGSIGKTTFVRKDKDVWNSVLKDIQDSVEVAKRVNAKWMTVVPGNVDENPRSRLAEGYQTANVIELLRRCAEIFEPHGMVMVLEPLNWYANHGGTFLQGSPQAYAICKAVNSPACKILFDIYHQQITEGNLIVNIDNCWDEIGYFQSGDNPGRKEPGTGEINYLNVFKHIHSKDFDGVIGMEHGNSKPGKEGDMAVIEAYREVDQF, encoded by the coding sequence ATGCAACGACGAGAATTTCTGAAAAGCAGTGTTATCGCTGGTAGTACCGCCGTATTAGCGGGAACAGCGGCGCAAGCGGCTGGAGTCGAAAAAAGTAAATCGTTCCAACTCAAATATGCACCGCATTTCGGCATGTTTAAAAATGCCGCCGGCAATGATCCCATCGACCAGCTCAATTTCGCCGCCGACCAGGGCTTTACCGCCTGGGAAGACAATGGCATGAAAAAGAAGCCTAAGGAACTGCAGCAGAAAATTGCTGATACGATGGAAAAACGCAACATGCAAATGGGCGTGTTTGTGGCTCATGGCTCCATTGGTAAAACCACCTTCGTCCGCAAAGACAAAGATGTCTGGAACTCAGTTCTGAAAGACATTCAGGATTCAGTGGAAGTCGCCAAACGCGTGAACGCGAAATGGATGACGGTCGTTCCCGGAAATGTGGATGAAAACCCGCGCAGCCGACTGGCAGAAGGTTATCAGACAGCCAATGTCATCGAACTGCTCAGACGCTGTGCCGAGATTTTTGAACCACACGGCATGGTCATGGTTTTAGAGCCACTCAACTGGTACGCCAACCACGGCGGAACCTTTTTACAAGGCTCTCCCCAGGCATATGCCATCTGCAAAGCCGTTAACAGCCCGGCCTGTAAGATCCTGTTTGATATTTATCATCAGCAGATCACCGAAGGCAACCTGATTGTCAATATCGACAATTGCTGGGACGAAATTGGTTACTTCCAGTCCGGCGATAATCCAGGACGCAAAGAACCAGGAACCGGTGAAATCAACTACTTGAACGTGTTCAAGCACATTCATTCCAAAGACTTCGATGGTGTGATTGGAATGGAACACGGCAATTCCAAGCCCGGAAAAGAGGGCGACATGGCCGTAATTGAAGCGTACAGAGAGGTCGACCAGTTTTAA
- a CDS encoding DUF2237 family protein yields MTDKKAKNVLGTELEVCSLEPVTGFYRDGCCNTGGSDMGLHTVCTQVTEEFLEFSKERGNDLSTPHPLFDFPGLKPGDRWCLCVERWKEALEAGMAPRVKLESCHISTLEFVDLEDLQQYAI; encoded by the coding sequence ATGACAGACAAAAAAGCAAAAAACGTACTAGGCACTGAGCTTGAAGTCTGTTCGCTGGAACCAGTGACCGGGTTCTATCGGGATGGGTGCTGCAATACCGGCGGGTCCGATATGGGCCTGCATACGGTTTGTACTCAAGTCACAGAGGAATTCCTGGAATTCTCTAAAGAACGCGGCAACGATTTAAGTACGCCGCATCCTCTGTTTGATTTCCCCGGCCTGAAACCCGGCGATCGCTGGTGCCTGTGTGTCGAGCGCTGGAAAGAAGCGTTGGAAGCAGGGATGGCGCCGCGTGTGAAACTGGAATCCTGTCACATTTCGACTCTTGAATTTGTCGACCTGGAAGACCTGCAGCAATACGCGATTTAA
- a CDS encoding PQQ-dependent sugar dehydrogenase: protein MKTIPLLLSIVLLAVTQQLSAADKVDTSPAPVKIVKVFPYLKIDRPIVITHAGDGSDQLFIASQKGKIYAVPNTPDDEDLEEGKLFLDISDRVVYNDKQNEEGLLGFAFHPNYKQNGEFFIYYSTADKPQNTSIISRFRVSKDNPNKALADSEEVLMRVKQPAWNHNGGTLAFGKDGKLYIAFGDGGGGNDVFKNGQNLTTVLGTVCRIDVDHKDPGLNYAIPKDNPFVEGKSAEIKTARKEIWAYGFRNPWRIAFDSKTGLLWAGEVGQGIWEEIDIVVKGGNYGWSVREGKHPFGPNGVEAREHLIEPIWEYDHNVGKSITGGSVYRGKTIPVIVGSYIYGDYVSGKFWALKYDVENKKVTANHVIESPSIPVMTFGEGPNGEMFLSSSFSEIFMLKAK, encoded by the coding sequence ATGAAAACGATCCCCTTGCTGTTGTCCATCGTATTGCTTGCCGTCACCCAGCAATTATCGGCTGCAGACAAAGTCGATACGTCGCCGGCACCGGTGAAAATTGTCAAAGTATTTCCTTATCTGAAAATTGATCGTCCAATTGTGATTACGCATGCGGGCGATGGTTCAGACCAGCTGTTTATCGCATCGCAAAAAGGAAAAATCTACGCAGTTCCTAATACTCCTGATGATGAAGATCTGGAAGAAGGCAAACTGTTCCTCGATATCTCTGACCGGGTGGTCTACAACGATAAACAGAACGAAGAGGGCCTGTTGGGATTTGCGTTTCATCCAAATTATAAACAGAACGGCGAGTTCTTTATATATTACAGTACGGCGGATAAGCCTCAGAATACGTCGATCATTTCCCGCTTTCGCGTGTCAAAGGATAATCCGAACAAAGCACTCGCTGATTCGGAAGAAGTTCTGATGCGTGTCAAACAGCCTGCCTGGAACCATAACGGCGGAACGCTGGCATTTGGCAAAGATGGAAAACTCTACATTGCCTTTGGTGATGGGGGAGGTGGAAACGATGTGTTTAAGAATGGTCAAAATTTGACTACGGTTTTGGGAACAGTTTGTCGGATTGATGTCGATCATAAAGATCCGGGATTGAACTATGCCATTCCCAAGGACAACCCGTTCGTGGAAGGGAAAAGCGCTGAAATCAAAACGGCCCGTAAAGAAATCTGGGCTTATGGATTCCGCAATCCCTGGCGAATCGCCTTCGATTCCAAAACCGGCCTGTTGTGGGCCGGTGAAGTCGGGCAGGGCATCTGGGAAGAAATCGACATCGTCGTCAAAGGCGGAAACTATGGCTGGTCAGTACGGGAAGGAAAACATCCTTTCGGTCCGAACGGCGTCGAAGCCCGCGAGCATTTAATTGAACCCATCTGGGAGTATGATCACAATGTCGGCAAGTCGATTACCGGCGGGTCAGTATATCGTGGCAAAACGATTCCGGTCATCGTGGGGTCTTACATTTATGGCGACTATGTTTCCGGAAAATTCTGGGCTTTAAAGTATGATGTCGAGAATAAGAAAGTCACCGCCAACCACGTGATTGAATCCCCCAGCATTCCTGTGATGACCTTCGGTGAAGGTCCGAACGGTGAAATGTTTCTGTCGTCTTCCTTCAGTGAAATTTTCATGCTGAAAGCAAAATAA
- a CDS encoding NPCBM/NEW2 domain-containing protein: protein MRLSFQLFLICFLFCGMDRFVAAEVLEQTNGTVLQGTLLQIDQNQFQFQTETAIHTVPAAEVIRVTLGKPQANSPRGGLVILANDDRIHAEILYSEEESILVRLNSCPEVDKWKIPLETIQAVFFQWPAFQKSQVQLIRKIAQLKKKSDLFYLKNGDFLEGEFLGFDARTFRFDSNAGETAVPRSGIAYFCFNPELINFPQPNELRYRIELTDGTRLSVSSLVLNKSMIAAKTLFGAELKCKLDQVVSITPLGGLVVPLAQLEPSEYQFTPYFNQQWGWRRNRNVVAGPLRVGDREYATGLGVHSAAELHYALDGKYKAFQTEVGIDDSTNGNGNVDVSVLVDQRVVYQQTVRGTKQMSATTVPRIDLSGARELVLKVEFGKNADIQDLVDWCRPVLILKK from the coding sequence ATGCGTTTGTCTTTCCAACTGTTTCTGATCTGCTTCCTGTTCTGCGGTATGGATCGTTTCGTCGCTGCCGAAGTTCTTGAACAGACAAATGGTACGGTTCTACAGGGGACGTTGTTGCAAATCGACCAGAATCAATTTCAGTTCCAGACAGAAACTGCAATTCATACCGTTCCCGCTGCTGAGGTCATCCGGGTTACGCTGGGGAAACCGCAAGCCAATTCGCCTCGGGGAGGACTTGTCATTCTGGCGAACGATGATCGCATTCATGCCGAGATCTTGTACTCGGAAGAGGAATCTATACTTGTGCGTCTGAATTCCTGTCCGGAAGTGGATAAATGGAAAATTCCCCTGGAAACGATTCAGGCGGTTTTTTTTCAATGGCCCGCGTTTCAAAAATCTCAGGTACAATTAATTCGAAAAATTGCTCAGCTCAAAAAAAAATCAGATCTGTTTTATTTGAAAAACGGGGATTTTCTGGAAGGGGAATTTCTAGGATTTGATGCGCGCACATTTCGTTTTGATTCGAATGCCGGCGAAACGGCAGTCCCTCGATCCGGAATTGCCTATTTCTGTTTTAATCCGGAGCTCATCAATTTTCCGCAGCCGAACGAGTTACGATATCGAATTGAGCTAACTGATGGTACGCGTTTGAGTGTATCTTCCCTGGTCTTGAACAAGAGTATGATTGCTGCGAAAACCTTATTTGGTGCAGAGTTAAAATGTAAGCTGGATCAAGTTGTTTCCATTACGCCATTAGGAGGACTGGTCGTTCCTCTAGCGCAACTTGAGCCGAGCGAATATCAATTTACGCCGTATTTCAACCAACAGTGGGGCTGGCGTCGTAATCGCAATGTGGTCGCAGGTCCCTTGCGTGTGGGAGACAGAGAGTATGCCACCGGACTGGGAGTACATAGCGCCGCGGAATTACACTATGCACTGGATGGAAAATACAAAGCGTTTCAGACAGAAGTCGGAATTGATGATTCCACAAATGGCAACGGAAATGTGGACGTCTCCGTCCTCGTCGATCAGCGTGTTGTTTATCAGCAGACGGTCCGGGGAACAAAACAGATGTCCGCGACCACTGTGCCACGCATTGATCTCAGCGGTGCCCGTGAACTGGTATTGAAAGTTGAGTTCGGAAAGAATGCTGATATCCAGGATCTGGTCGACTGGTGTCGGCCTGTTTTGATTCTGAAAAAATGA